In Erigeron canadensis isolate Cc75 chromosome 1, C_canadensis_v1, whole genome shotgun sequence, a single window of DNA contains:
- the LOC122611137 gene encoding plastidal glycolate/glycerate translocator 1, chloroplastic has product MAASPSVTSVSCNYLPKTHIHQLSTTLSVGSLYHKHQNKKSPVNVSIKASKSSHLSGPVTVYESGSKFLQQGIGSNQSKRVVLVKSTGSDSSIVSNVLQTVLGVVHLAVSLGIILAADKYLKQAFVAAAIKFPSALFGMFCIFTVLVILDVTIPAAANALVNFFEPALLFIQRWLPLFYVPSLVILPLAVQDIPAASGVKICAILVGGWLASLAVAGYAAIAVRKMVKTEMIAAEPMAKPSPFSSLEVAAWSVISVASFVAALKYPELLGTNARTCLPFLLGSTVLGYMIGSGLPAGLKKVFHPIICCALAADLAAFAFGYLSKSGLYPILGYYLTKVSSNPGAGDILMGFLGSVILSFAFSMFKQRKLVKRHAAEIFTSITIATLFSLYSTAVLGRLVGLEPTLTISILPRCITVALALSIVSLFEGANSSLTAAAVVLTGLIGANFVQAVLDKLKFDDPIARGIATASSAHGLGTAALSAKEPEALPFCAIAYGLTGIFGSLVCSVPLVRQSLLAIVG; this is encoded by the exons atggcTGCTTCACCATCAGTCACTTCTGTTTCTTGTAACTATCTTCCCAAGACCCACATTCATCAACTTTCAACCACATTATCTGTTGGGTCATTGTATCACaaacatcaaaacaaaaaaagccCAGTAAATGTATCCATCAAAGCTTCCAAAAGTTCCCATCTTTCTGGCCCGGTTACAGTTTATGAGTCAGGGTCAAAGTTCTTGCAACAGGGTATTGGAAGTAATCAGTCAAAGAGGGTGGTTTTGGTGAAATCTACAGGATCAGATAGTAGCATTGTTTCTAATGTATTGCAAACT GTATTGGGAGTAGTGCATCTGGCTGTTTCACTTGGGATCATACTGGCAGCAGATAAGTACTTGAAACAGGCATTTGTTGCTGCTGCAATAAAGTTTCCGAGTGCTCTTTTCGGGATGTTCTGTATATTTACTGTTCTAGTGATTCTTGATGTTACTATTCCAGCAGCAGCTAATGCTTTGGTGAACTTTTTTGAACCTGCACTCTTGTTCATTCAAAGATGGCTGCCTTTGTTTTATGTCCCTTCTTTGGTTATTTTGCCTCTTGCTGTTCAAGACATTCCTGCAGCTTCAGGAGTCAAAATCTGTGCTATTTTAG TTGGAGGGTGGCTAGCTTCACTTGCAGTTGCAGGATATGCAGCTATAGCTGTTAGAAAAATGGTTAAAACAGAAATGATTGCTGCAGAACCAATGGCAAAGCCTTCACCTTTTTCTTCACTAGAGGTTGCTGCATGGAGTGTGATTTCTGTTGCATCATTTGTTGCAGCTCTCAAGTACCCTGAACTGCTTGGAACTAATGCTAGAACATGTTTGCCATTCTTGTTAGGATCTACAGTGTTAGGCTACATGATTGGTTCCGG GTTACCAGCTGGTCTGAAGAAGGTTTTTCATCCAATTATCTGCTGTGCACTAGCAGCAGATCTTGCTGCATTTGCTTTTGGATATCTTTCGAAATCTGGACTTTATCCAATTCTGG GGTATTACCTTACAAAAGTCTCGTCCAACCCTGGAGCCGGTGACATTTTAATGGGGTTTCTCGGATCTGTTATCCTCTCTTTTGCTTTCTCaatgttcaaacaaagaaag CTTGTTAAGCGTCATGCAGCTGAGATCTTCACATCTATCACCATAGCAACTTTATTCTCTTTGTACTCGACTGCAGTTTTGGGCCGGCTTGTTGGGTTAGAACCAACGTTAACCATATCAATTCTACCAAGATGTATTACTGTAGCACTTGCTCTCAGCATTGTGTCTCTTTTTGAAG GCGCCAATTCATCACTAACTGCTGCTGCTGTTGTATTGACTGGTCTTATTGGAGCGAACTTCGTACAAGCGGTTCTTGATAAACTTAAATTTGATGATCCCATTGCTCGTGGAATAGCAACTGCGTCTAG TGCACATGGATTGGGaacagcagcattatcagcaaaAGAGCCAGAAGCCCTGCCTTTTTGTGCAATTGCGTACGGTCTAACAGGTATTTTTGGTTCACTAGTCTGTTCAGTTCCCCTTGTCCGACAGAGCTTGCTTGCTATCGTTGgctga
- the LOC122609129 gene encoding CSC1-like protein At1g32090, translated as MASLGDIGVSAMINIITAFAFLLAFALLRIQPANDRVYFTKWYILGSRNSPTRNTSGVSKFVNLNYKTYLTFLNWMPQALRMKEPDLIEHAGLDSAAFLRIYLLGLKVFGPAAIVILLVLIPVNASGGMLFFLTKDLVISDIDKLSISNVQPKSPKFFAHITMMYLFTFWTCYMLYKEYDVVSSMRLSFLASKSRRAEQFTVLVKNVPHIPGHSVSDTVDHFFKKNHSTHYLCHQVVYNANKYARVVRKRLKLQNKLDYNLLKFERHPTKRPTRKTGFLGLWGKKVDCIDYYQKQIKELDEKLTMEHQTILKDPKSILPAAFVSFNSRWGAAVCAQTQQSKNPILWLTDWAPEPRDIYWKNLAIPFVSLTIRKLVISLAVFALVFFYIIPIAFVQSLANLDGLEKVAPFLRPVLEWGLIKSFLQGFLPGLALKIFLWLLPGILMTMSKIEGHVAFSVLERSTAAKYYFFMLVNVFLGSIATGTAIEQLNSFLHESPTQIPRTIGVSIPMKATFFITYIMVDGWAGMAGEILRLKPLIMFHLKNMLLVKTERDKQKAMKPKSIDFPEAIPSLQLYFLMGAVYAVVTPILLPFILIFFAFAYFVYRHQVINVYNQRYESAAAFWPHVHTRILASLLISQLLLMGLLSTKKAVNSTPFLLVLPVLTLTFHKYCKNRFEPAFRKYPLEEALEKDLQDEVSEPENDMKTYLCDAYLHPVLHSIEEFELFELGIDNNRAQIPCQVPTKPISGSRSHSPSPVNEQENKVSTRIQHVEVVVEHESITQHHRTSALNVDVMHH; from the exons ATGGCAAGTTTAGGTGATATAGGTGTATCAGcaatgataaacataataaCAGCTTTTGCATTCTTACTAGCTTTTGCTTTACTTAGAATCCAACCTGCTAATGACAGAGTTTATTTCACTAAATGGTACATTCTTGGCTCTAGAAACAGCCCAACAAGGAACACTAGTGGTGTCAGTAAATTTGTTAATCTTAATTACAAGACTTACCTTACTTTCCTTAATTGGATGCCACAAGCTTTGAGAATGAAAGAGCCTGACCTTATTGAACATGCTGGTCTTGATTCTGCTGCTTTCTTGAGGATTTATCTTCTTGG TTTAAAAGTTTTCGGGCCAGCGGCTATAGTCATATTATTGGTTCTTATTCCAGTAAATGCATCCGGTGGGATGTTGTTTTTCCTCACCAAAGATTTGGTCATCAGTGACATTGATAAGCTTTCAATATCAAATGTTCAACCTAAGTCTCCAAA ATTTTTTGCACACATTACAATGATGTACTTGTTCACATTTTGGACATGCTATATGCTCTACAAGGAGTATGATGTGGTCTCATCAATGAGATTGAGCTTTTTGGCTTCTAAAAGTAGACGAGCTGAGCAATTCACA GTTCTGGTTAAAAATGTGCCTCATATCCCGGGCCACTCTGTATCTGATACCGTAGATcacttttttaagaaaaatcaCTCAACTCACTATCTTTGTCACCAG GTTGTCTACAATGCAAATAAATATGCGAGAGTGGTAAGGAAaagactgaaactgcaaaataAATTAGATTACAACCTCCTTAAGTTTGAAAGACATCCGACAAAACGTCCAACAAGAAAG ACGGGCTTCCTTGGACTTTGGGGCAAGAAAGTGGATTGCATAGATTACTATCAGAAGCAGATTAAAGAACTCGATGAAAAG TTAACAATGGAGCATCAGACAATTCTCAAAGACCCAAAAAGCATTTTGCCAGCAGCATTTGTATCATTCAACTCTCGATGGGGTGCAGCTGTGTGTGCTCAAACACAGCAAAGCAAAAACCCGATCCTATGGTTGACTGATTGGGCCCCTGAACCTCGGGATATATACTGGAAAAATCTGGCTATACCCTTTGTTTCTTTAACCATCCGTAAACTTGTTATCTCATTAGCAGTATTTGCTCTAGTGTTCTTCTATATAATACCGATTGCATTCGTTCAGTCACTCGCCAATCTTGATGGTCTTGAAAAAGTTGCTCCCTTCCTCAGGCCCGTTCTTGAATG GGGTCTTATCAAGTCTTTCCTTCAAGGTTTTCTGCCTGGTCTTGCTCTTAAGATATTCCTATGGCTTCTTCCTGGTATACTTATGACTATGTCAAAAATCGAGGGGCATGTTGCATTTTCTGTATTGGAAAGGAGTACAGCTGCTAAGTACTACTTTTTTATGCTGGTGAATGTCTTCTTGGGGAGTATTGCAACTGGAACAGCAATAGAGCAGCTTAATTCTTTCCTTCACGAATCGCCCACCCA GATTCCAAGGACTATTGGAGTATCTATTCCTATGAAGGCAACTTTCTTTATTACGTATATAATGGTTGATGGGTGGGCAGGCATGGCTGGAGAGATTCTTCGGTTGAAGCCTTTGATTATGTTTCATCTCAAGAACATGTTACTTGTAAAAACGGAAAGAGATAAACAAAAGGCTATGAAACCCAAAAGCATAGATTTCCCTGAAGCTATTCCTTCTCTTCAACTATACTTTCTTATGGGTGCAGTGTATGCTGTAGTTACTCCAATCCTTCTTCCGTTTATACTTATCTTCTTTGCATTCGCATACTTCGTTTATCGTCACCAG GTGATTAACGTCTACAATCAACGATATGAGAGTGCTGCTGCATTCTGGCCACATGTTCATACTCGTATATTAGCGAGCTTGTTGATATCTCAGCTTCTTTTGATGGGACTCCTTAGCACAAAAAAGGCAGTAAATTCTACTCCTTTTCTTCTCGTGTTGCCAGTTCTAACATTGACCTTCCATAAATACTGCAAGAACCGCTTCGAACCTGCTTTCCGAAAATATCCTCTTGAG GAAGCCTTGGAGAAGGACTTGCAAGATGAGGTTTCTGAACCTGAAAACGACATGAAAACTTACTTGTGTGATGCCTATCTACATCCGGTTTTACATTCAATTGAAGAATTTGAGCTGTTTGAGCTTGGAATTGACAATAACCGAGCTCAAATCCCATGTCAAGTACCAACCAAACCTATTTCTGGTTCCCGTTCTCATTCCCCATCACCTGTAAACGAACAAGAAAACAAAGTCTCTACTAGAATACAACATGTTGAAGTTGTGGTTGAACATGAAAGTATAACACAACACCACAGAACATCAGCCCTAAATGTGGATGTGATGCATCACTGA